CTGCTCGCCGGAGTCATCGTCGTCGTGGTTGCGCCGGATCGGCCGAGGAGCCAACCGGCAAGCAGCGGTGGCCAGCCAAGCCTCTGGGCGGCGAGCTTGCGCCTGGCCATCTTCGACACCACCCGTCCAGGAGCCGGGCTCGACGACGCGGGGGTAGGGGCGGTTGTCGTCGTCATCGGAGGAGGGGATCCCACTCTGGCCCGAGTGCGAAGAGCGAGGCGAGAGCGGGGTCCAGTCTTCAACTCGGTCTACGTGTATCAGCAGATCATAGCGGCGCACGCCCGGCGGTGGGGGGACGCGGCGGTCCGGCGGGGAGTAGCCATTTCTTTTGAGTTGGGAGTTCGGCAGGTTGATTCTCTTTCCCCATGTCTTTTCATTTTGGCTGCCGATGTCTTGCAGTGTATGTGTGCCAGAGAGTTCAACAATGGCTAGCTAATCCACCAGTTGGAAAGACACGGCCCGTTCCCGGTGCTGAAATGTGCAGATGGCACGCTGCTACTTCTTCATGGCACCACTGACCAAGCACATATGATCAAGCACATCTTAATAACAGGCTTCCCGGACTTCTCGGAACTGGAAATTAATTGTCACAAAGCATGCTCGTTTCAATCAAATATTAAAAACATGACGgcggatgagatcgtggacattTTGGGTTGCCCTATAAGCTCTCTGCCATGCACCTACCTCGGAGTTCCGATCTCCACTAACAAAATTCCACAACATTTGCTCCGACCCATCATCCAAAATATTGACAGGGTATTACCAGGATGGATGACGAACCTTCTCTCATGTGGTGGCCGGCTACAGATGGTTGATGCCGTTTTACCAGCGATCGCTGAATATTTCATATCCTGCATGATGCTGTCTGAAGAGAGTGTCGAAAAAATTGACAAGCTGTGTCGGTCGGTCCTCTGGAAAAATTCTAATGGGAGTCATTGCCTTGTGGCATGCGATTATATGATCTTACCCAATGAGAGTGGCGGTTTGGGCGTCCGCAATCTAGTGGCACACAACTCTGCAATGTTGTGCAAGCTAATGAACCTCGTTTTGCAGGGCAGCAGTATTCCATGTTGGGATTGGCTTCAAGCTTCATGCGATCGCCCTTTCAACCCTGCTAAGCATAAACTGGATACTGTTGCTTGGGAGGACTCTCAAGTTAGTGATTCTGGTGGTCATGGATGCCACGCATTGTGCACCAGTTGACGGCTCTAACATATCATTCTGCCTCCACTGTTTGTATTCTGCTGATCTGCTCTTCTCATTCGCCATAGACAAATGCAGCtcattgaaatctcagtttgctaaCAACTCCTGGCCCATTATTAAGCTTAAGCCAGTACTTCGCAACAATGGATGGTTGTGTGCATCTTGcaattatacatacatacatacatacatactcccCTGAACCTATTTTTAATCTGTTCTTGTGTAGGCTTCATGCATACATACTCGCATTGTCCTCCTTTTGTCCCCACCCTCCCTTTTCGAGAAAGTCTGTGtttcagagagagagaagggcgagaGAAGTAGGTTCTGATACGGCCATGGTACCAGTGACTGATGATACTATTCAAGCTGAGCTAGTTACAgaattaagccatgaaaaagttacaGCAAATAATGAAGTGCATGCATCCATATTTCATCAAGGAAAGGATGGTAACTTGCGTCAGTTGTGTGGACCGAGAGTTAATTCTATAATTAACAGACCAAAGACCAATGACGCGGTGCATGCATTAGATTCAAGAGATGTTCTGCACGGTCCTGCACACATAATACAACCAGATTTGGACTATAAAAAAATGGGACGCTGGGGAGGATTAACATGGCCCAACAAGTCAAGAGATCAAGGTAGCTTCCAGAACAAAATTCAAAGGAAATTGTATCATTCTATTCGGCCGCATTACAGAAAAATATCGGAGATTAATAAGGAGCCAACACTACCTTTGGTCGAGCCCAATTTCCATACGCCTCCAAGTTGGCTTTCTCGACGGCGCGTATGTACGTGACATGCTGATTCACATGCGTGCACAGTTAATTAAGTTATTATAATATTATAGGTAGGTTCACGTTGTTTGGCTTGTTAGGATTCTTTCCATTTTAAATATTTCCTTATCCCTAGTTTACTTGGGAATCACGTGAGACTTGGTTTAGGCGAGGTCTGTTTGATGTTAAAAGGCATGGCTTCGGCCAGGTAGAGATTTGAGTTTTTGGGAGTTTATTTGCGAGACAGGAATAACACAGTAAAACGTCCAGGTTTTGGGCGGCTATATCTTGTATATCATCTGAGATTTTCCCATCGTGGAAATTTTCTAGcgacggagggttgatcatcaATATCGCCGCCTACGTGTTGATCCGAGGGGATCATTATTTTTGTTCGTGTATTTTTGTACACGGGTGAAAATTATTCTTGGAGGTTGCAAGGAGGAACAGGGAGACGGACTGCTCATCAAACatcgccgtgaaagatcgggccatctaCGCGCGCGAATTAGCATCTCGCTAGTTTGTGCCTCATCAGGTTCCTTCGTGGTTCCTCATCCCTAGAGAGAGAATTTTGTGATCCTCCCTTTGAGTGCTCTAGTACTATGCCCCTagtttcttcctctctctctctgtggcTCTGCATCCCTCTCTCTGTTTCTCCCCGCCTTTGCTTCACCAGCACTTCAGAATGATGTGgtcttttgaaaaacttttttttcGTGAATAAGCTTGAGagcgtatcttttcattgataggaagaaaaagagagaatacaagggggggggggtgatcagTGTCTAGTGCGCAGGCAAGACAGGGAGCAGGGGAGCAGTGATGACGGGCTGCTCAGCCCGGATGCATGGCTAAGGACCTATGCCAGCAGCGCATTTAAACCGTGAGCTCCAGCCCTATCCCAGGAACGTGCGTCGTTCTGGATAAGCTCAAGAAGCCGGGAGGTGGTTGCGCTGCTTCTAGATAGACCAAGCCGTCAGGGTTGCGAGGGTGGCAAGCCCCTTGCGGTGCCCTGTGGGGGAGCTCATGATCATCGAGGAGCACCAAGGGAGGAACTCTTCGGGACCGGACGGAGGGGGGACGGTGGCGCGCACCCAAGATAGGACATCATGCCAAATCTGCCTGGAGAAGGGGCAGGCGATGATAATATGTTGCATGGTCTCAGCGTCCTGGTCGCAAAGAGCACATCTGTGGTTGTGGGGGAGACCGTGGCGAGCCAGTCTATCGGCAGTCCAGCAGCGGTCAAGGTCAGCCAGCCAGGTGAACATCTTAACTCGTAGGGGGCCCAACacttccaggcgaggcgccaaaaTGGGGCGGATGTGGAGCCGGCAAAGCGGGCTCGATAGCATGATCTGGCGGAGTACTTCCCATCCGCAGTCCAGCGCCAGACAAGGCGGTCTGGGAGGCAGAAAGGTGAAGGTGACGGAATCTAGTCCAGAGTTGGACGTACTCCACCAGCGCAGTGGGCGTGAGCGCGCCACGTAGGTCTGCGATCCAGCAACGGTCCTGGAGCCCATCTGCCACGGTGCGCTTGTGTCGCCGACGGGGGACCAAGGGGAGGAGGGCAGGGGCGATGTCCGCAATGGCCATGCCATCAATCCATGCTTCAGTCCAGAAACGGCAAGACCTTCCATCCCGAGAACCCAAGTAGTGGATGCgcggaagatggaggaggagtcaGCATCAGAGGGCAAGTGCAGGTGTGCCCACGGTCTGGCCGGGTCGGTGCGCTGCAGCCACAGCCAGCGCACGCGGAGGGAGATCCCTTGCCGATGGAGGTCCGAAATGCCGAGGCCGCCCAGATGGAGGGGGCGGCAGACGCGCTGCCAGCTGACTGGCCTGTGGCCAACGCGGGTCTCGTTATTGCCATGCCAGAGGAATTCGCAGATCGTTCAGTTCACTTGCTTGAGAATCGTCGGGCAGAGAACGATGACAACCATGATGTGGGAGGGGATCGCGCACAGCACGTGGCGGACGAGGGCGAGACGCTCGCCGCGGGACAGGAGCATCGCACGCCAGGAGGAAAGTTTCTTGGCCAGCTTCTCAACAATCGGCCGGAACGACGAGGCGGACGGCTTTCGGAGCGAGAGGGGAATACCCAAGTAGGTGATAGGGAAGTCCATGACAGTGCAAGCTAGCTCGCACGCGATGGAAGCTCGCGTGGGGTCGTCGCAGCGGATCGGGGTTGCCGAACACTTGGCAAAGTTCGTGCAGAGCCCGGAAGCCTCGCCAAAGACACGAAGCAGCTCCCGAATGACCCGGAGATCACGGGTTGAGGGGTGGCAAAATATGATCACGTCGTTGGCATAGAGAGAGATGCTCGAAGAGGCGTGCTGAGTGGTGAGTCGCTAAAGGAGGCCGCTGCGGTGGGCATGGAGAAGGAGGGAGTTGAGAGCATCAATGGCAATTGTAAACAGCATCGGGGACACGGGATCGCCTTGCCGCAGCCCGCAAGCGTGGGCGATGGGAGGGCCGGGGGATCCATTGATGAGGACGCGCGTGCTGGACGTGGAGAGCAAGATGGCAATCCACTCGATCCACCGCCGACCGAAGCCCAGGTGGCGGAGCACATCAAGGAGGAAAGCCCAAGATACCGTATCAAATGCACGTGCAATGTCGAGCTCGAGAAGGACACGAGGCACGCGGAGGTTATGAAGCTGGCGGGCGGTCTGCTGGACCAGCATAAAATTGCCATGCACGCACCGCCCTGCGATGAATGCACTTTGGTTGGAGGAGACGAGCTGGCCCAGGCGAGGAGTAAGGCGAAGCGAGAGGACTTTGGCGATGAGCTTCGCGATCAGGTGGATTAGGCTGATGGGGCGGTAGTCCGAGAGAGAGGAGGCGTCCGGCTTCTTCGGGATCAGCGTGATAAGGGCTTCATTGAGGCGCTGGAGGCTGCGCCCGTTCATGGTGTAGAACTTGTCGAACACCTCGCAGACGTCGGCTTTGACTGTATCCCAGCACGCCACAAGGAATTCGGCCGTGAATCCATCGGGGCCCGGGGCTTTTCCACGGGGGAGCGCCTTGACCGCAGTCCAGATTTCTTCCTCAGAGAAAGGCAGCTCAAGCTCCTCGAGATCAAAGGAGCGGTCGTCGATCTGTTGCAGGTCAAGGGAGAAATCATGGGGTCTTGGAGTGCCAAGGAGCGAGGAGAAGTGGTGGTATGCCGCCTTGTCCATATCTTGCTCAGTGACCGTAGCGCCCTCATGCTGAAGGGAGAGGATGCGGTTCTTCTGGTGCCTGTGGGCCGTGTGGATTTTGAAGAAGGCGGTGTTAGTCTCGCCCTCTTTAAGCCAGCCAAACCGCGCCCACTCACGAGCGATGGATCTCTCGAGCGAAGCAAGTCCAAGGTAGGCACGCTTGAGGCTGCGTCGAAGCCAGACCTCAGAGGGGGAAAGAGCCCGAATGTCCTGGGCAGCGCGGAGGCCGGCAATAAGCTCCCGCGCAATCATAAGTTGCAGGGAGACGTGGCCATGAGTGCGCGCGCCCCAACTGTGGAGACGGCGAGCCGTGATCTTGAGGCAGAGGTAAATGCGCCG
The sequence above is drawn from the Triticum aestivum cultivar Chinese Spring chromosome 7A, IWGSC CS RefSeq v2.1, whole genome shotgun sequence genome and encodes:
- the LOC123148775 gene encoding uncharacterized protein, giving the protein MESHATPPISLTAFGTGDRDGRLLHQLRLKLRLPPSCLLGFLCWAAVFHVGIGFKLHAIALSTLLSINWILLLGRTLKLVILVVMDATHCAPVDGSNISFCLHCLYSADLLFSFAIDKCSSLKSQFANNSWPIIKLKPVLRNNGWLCASCNYTYIHTYILP